AGAAATATTAACCGTGCTTTAATTTAGGTCCCGGGAGGGCTTCGGGTCCTTGCAAAAAAGAGCACAGCTGGAGCTGTTTTTTTTCCGTCTACTCCAGTTTCTCGCAAATAAAATCGGTTTCGCGGCTCTTACGATCTATAGGACAGAGCTGCTCCACCTCTAGAGTGTTCGGTAGAACTCCAGCAGGAGCCGCTGAGGAAGTCAGAGCTGAAGCCCTATCAAAGAGACCCTCAATTGTGAATCTATGATCATCAGCGTCTTGTTTGGTGAGCAGTAATCAAAAGAATCCCGTAAAATCCAGTACTTGAAAGGATTGCCATAAACCTCGCGATCTCGTATTTGGAAACTAATTGCGTGATGCCTAAATCGCTATGCCCGTGTTAAGAATGGAGAGAATGCCTTGATTGATTCTGCAAGCGGCCGAATCGATCGGATCCTCACTTGCCCTCAGCGCCCAGACGATGATCAAAACTTGCCGTGATTAAACCTGGCGCAAGCTGTTTCCTCCCCAGAAGTGCATAAAAAACTTTCCAAACCATGCGGCGGTCAAACCTCTGGGTTCGCTGCTCTTATATATGCGCGCTCGCCCACGGCTCCAACACACCAAGGCGCCGGCGTTCCCTCTAGCCTCTCACCATGGCCACGCCGATCGCGTCGATGGCAATGCTGTTCCTGCTCGCGGCGTCCGCTGCCCACGCAGCCCAGCACGCGCCGGCCTACGCCCCTGCCCTCGCCCCTCGCCACCACCCCCACCACCGACATGCTGCGGCGCCGAGCCCTCATCACGCCctggcaccggcggcggggcccgcgCAGCTGCCAAGGACTCCCACCCCCAGCCCCAAAGGTGCCGGCCACATACCAACGCCAGGTCCTTACAGCGGTGACACCGCAGCACCGGCGCCGGTCCACGGGCGGCATCATCCTCACCCTCGCCACCGCGCTGCAGCGCCCGCTCCTCTTCTTGGCAGCCAGCCGGCGAGCGCCCCGAGCCAGTACGACCATGGCGGACACGACGCTCCAGCGCTGGCTCCGGTTCACGGCACCCAGCCGGCCAGCGCTCCGAGTCCGCATCACCATGGTGGCCACGACgccccagcgccggcgccggttcaCGCCAACCGTCCGGCCGGCGCGTCGACTCCGTACCACCATGGTCGCCACAACgctcccgcgccggcgccggttcaTGCCAACCAGCCGACCGGCGCGCCGACTCCGTACAACCATGTCGGCTACGGGGCtcctgcgccggcgccggtcgTCCATGCCAAACAGCCGGTCAGCTCTCCTGCTCCAAGCCCGCAGCTCCATGGTTCGGCTCAGGCGATAGTCGCGCCAGCTCCGCATCACGAGGAAGCAACAGCGACAGCGCCGGCTCCggtcccggccccggccccggctcGCGTCGGCGAAGAGGCTCCCCCACCGAGCGATCTCGCGCGTCCGCCGTCTTCTGATTACTACCCCTCGtccgcccccgccccggcgCCGGGAATTTCTGCTGcctccgtcgccgtcgccggcggatCATCGGGGCTGCTCGGAGCGATCGCCCTCTACTTGTGCGCGGCCGTGCTTATTCTTTAGAACAGTTAGGATAGTCTGTCAGCGATGTAATAAGTTGTTGTGCATCAGATATCCTGTCACAGCAACGGAAAGCTCTAGCAGACTAGGATGCATTGTGGAGAACACATTTTGATTATTCTATACCAGAGAGAGTAATTTCTATATGCTCAATATTCATGTTTTTGAATGAAGAAAATATAGAAAATACGCATGATATACACAAACTATGTTGATTGAAGGAAtactgaaagaaaaaaaaaatccgtgGGGATGACTTGGTATCCGATGAGCACTGGCAACAAATGGCTTCCTCACGTTGTTAAGTTGTGTTTGGCAGACCTTAGTCCTTCCATCGATGATAACTCATTGCGACCAAACAACTACGGTGGTGGCGATAATATGCTCCACACCGATTAGATGAAGACGGCGATGATGTTTCACTTCTAATTTTTTTGTAGTGTCAAATTAGTAGGAAGGAGAAATGTGCAATGATGCATCAAACCGACGACGGATGGAATGCTCCGCCTATGGTCTGCGAGGCATGGTTTGGCCGTGTTCTTCCCATAGTTTATTTGTTTTGTTCTAGTGTATTGAGTTTCATATTGTGTACGTAGTTGGGTAGGGGTGTCAATGGGTGACCCTTAGGTATACCCCAACccttttagtttaaaattttgtactattttttcaAAATGAACAGGTTATCCATTTGCACTCCTATATTTGAGTATTTATGTGTGTGTAGCCACTGTTTATACTTTCTTCGTCCTTCCTCAATCCGCTAAGAGAATTCAATTGGTACTAATTACTATTGCACACATATAGGTGAACTCTTGCTGGATCttgtatttttttagaaaaggaaTGCTGTGTAATCCGCTTTGGAGAAATGGAATGGTCTAGGTTGTTGATTGACATACATTGACTAGTGAACTTCTCACTAGTTTAATTATTGTAAGCTGTCCATGTTGGTATCTCGATACCTGCGCATCAGCTCTAGCCTCCAAGGaaaattataggttgtttacACACACTACAAACCTAGAAAATTCaaaatgatttataatttgaaatgaagAGAGTATAAACCTTATATCCCTTTGAACATGATTCCAAgccttttatttttgaaaactaattcacaaaaaatatataagaTAAATGAAATTATGGATTAGGCTAGGGTCGGCCAATGATTATGTCAAATTTCTCAAAAAGGAAAAGTACGCTAAACTGAATGAAGAATATAAAATATAAAGAATTTATTGCCCAATGATTATGTCAAACTTCAGAAAGAAAAACTACGCTAAACTGAAAAATACTGAATATTGGTCTAAAAAAGAACATAGCAGGTGGCTTTGAACTTCGAACGCAGCACCACTTGTTTGGGATCAACGAAACTTACCAATACATCACACGGCGGCACGAGCCGAACTCTAGAAATAAATATACTTACCACCAAAATTTAACCACACCTATTTAATTCCTCCGAAAGGTAAATGATCTAggtctcccgcgccgccgcctgctctgcTGCCACTGCCACCTTCCCTTTCCGCGCGGGGCCTCCCCACGGGAGAAGGCCCGGCGGCGGTCGCGCGCACGCAATCGGGCGGCGGCCCGAGGCGACGCGGCGCTACTCgttccccgccgcctccgcccttcACTGGCTAGCAACCCTACCCTAATCTGCTGAGCAGCTATGGCGAAGCCGGAGGAGAAGCTGCGCTGCACGAAGGAGCCCTTCATCGAGGACGTCGGCGCCCATAAGATGTAAGCACGCGCCTTCCCGTCCCGTTTGCGAGGCACATGGTCCAATGATTACACTGACCCCGCCGCTCTCCGTTTCGGTCGTCCGCTTTTGATTTCAGAAAGAGCATCCGGTTCAGTGTGCTCTCGGGCAGCGAGATTCGCAAGTCCGCTGAGGTGCAGGTCTGGAACAGCCGGATCTATGGTCATGACATGAAGCCAGTCCCCAATGGTTTGCTCGACATGCGAATGGTAATGACCCCCTCGGGCTTGCAGTGCTCCTCTGCTCCGCATTGAAACGTCAGATTATGTTGTTTTCGTTATATGTATTTTGATTGAGGAATCGTAATTGTTAGTTGTTACATAGGAAAATGCCTTTGTAGCATTGTTCAAGTTGTTGCAATTTATTTCCCTGTGTCCAATTTCAGGGACTCCCTAGCAAACGAGAAAAGGATGCTGTATGCAGCACCTGCCATGGTCCATTTTCTGCATGTCCTGGTCATTTTGGTTACCTGAAGCTGGCGCTTCCAGTTTTTAATGTCGGCTTTTTCAACAATATGCTGGACGTGTTGAAGTGTATCTGCAAGGTACTGCCATGAAGATGCTTACATCATGGGTGTGTTGGACTCAGCCTTGATACTTGTTTGCTTGCACTTTCCTAGGGCTGTAGTAGGGTTCTTCTTGCAGAGAAAGACCGCCGAGAGTTTCTGAAGAAGATGAGAAATCCCAGAGCTGATGCACTACAGAAAAGTGCTACCATGAAAAAAGTGAGGGACAAATGCAAGCTAACCAGCTGCCCCCGGTGTGAATACAAAAATGGTAAGCTATACTATACTGTGCCCATAATCATATCATGTTAGGAATGTCTACTACCAGACACCTGGCTATTTGTTTTGAAGCTAACATTTTCTGAAGATATCTCAATTCTTTCCTGTTTTTGTTGGAAATACAGGTGTAGTTAAAAAAGGCAGAGCAGGCCTGATAGTGATTCATGATTGCAGCAAAATTTTGGATGGACATGCAGAAGAACTGAAGAATGCATTAcaaaacaagaaagaaaaagtcTCCACGAGTTCAGTTCGCATGTTAGACCCTGCAACTGTTCTCTCTCTATTCAGAAGAATGACTGACGAGGTAGGGGCTATTTTTCATTCTTCAAAAGTCTTACTCGAAGAGGGTACCACTATGTATGGGATATGTGTTATCTGTTACTCAGTCTTTTAGTAGTCAATACTCAATAACAGAATAATAGTCATGCGAGCTTCAGAAAACATCACGCCTACCTAACAAGTTGCCCCAAGCCTCATTGCTTGCCTCACATTGGATGCTATTCTCCAAATTGGACTCAATTTCAGTTTTGCTAAGCAAATGTTACATCCCCCCATGTTTCTGCAGGATTGTGAATTGCTAAACCTTGGTGATAGGCCAGAAAAACTTATTGTGACGGAGATTGCAGTGCCACCTGTACCTATACGGCCTTCTACTGTTGTTGGTAATACTAGAACAAGGTTTGTATTTCAGTTTCTGGAGAGTCTCATGCTCATTGGTGATTCAGAGCAACCTTGCGTTCATGAATTGGTCTTGCTTGTTGCAGCAATGAAGATAGCATTACTGCTATATTGAAGAGCATTGTTAATACAAATTCCATACTTAAGGAGACCCTTCAAGCTGGGGGTCTGTTCACCAAGTGCTTTGTGAGATATCTCAGAGCTCCTCACTTGTCTGTTTACATTTTTCCGCAATTTTGCATATctcctttttgttttcttttttagaGGTGCTCTTTCATATTTTATTGTTTTTGTACCATTTTTGGAAAGTA
This sequence is a window from Panicum virgatum strain AP13 chromosome 7K, P.virgatum_v5, whole genome shotgun sequence. Protein-coding genes within it:
- the LOC120640211 gene encoding skin secretory protein xP2-like; this translates as MATPIASMAMLFLLAASAAHAAQHAPAYAPALAPRHHPHHRHAAAPSPHHALAPAAGPAQLPRTPTPSPKGAGHIPTPGPYSGDTAAPAPVHGRHHPHPRHRAAAPAPLLGSQPASAPSQYDHGGHDAPALAPVHGTQPASAPSPHHHGGHDAPAPAPVHANRPAGASTPYHHGRHNAPAPAPVHANQPTGAPTPYNHVGYGAPAPAPVVHAKQPVSSPAPSPQLHGSAQAIVAPAPHHEEATATAPAPVPAPAPARVGEEAPPPSDLARPPSSDYYPSSAPAPAPGISAASVAVAGGSSGLLGAIALYLCAAVLIL